The Kitasatospora setae KM-6054 genome contains a region encoding:
- a CDS encoding sensor histidine kinase encodes MQTPDQPDAEGERPRIPEISSLGLDTLVTEVSERLQSAAAVTDRMQRLLEAVVSVGAGLDPHATLQRIAAGAAELVDADYAAMGVVNPNGSGLSDFIHIGIDDATAAEIGHLPTGRGILGALIDDPRPLRLTDLSTDPRSVGFPPHHPPMVSFLGVPIRVRGEVFGNLYLTGKKGGGAFTPEDEQVVLALGAAAGVAIENSRLYEQGRRRERWITGAAAVTTALLSTDEAQIALTVAAEQVRELADGALGMILLPAGEDRMRVAHASGEQAGHLTGELLPEHGFAPRVLAGEAVYLDDLATAPETSSDAQFDRLAREFGPAMAVPMVSAGRVLGALCVWRRAGTAPFTETERQLSQTFAAQAALALRLAEYQRNQQRLAVFQDRDRIARDLHDLVIQRLFATGMMLESAARRAAVPEVQERIGQAVDELDATIQEVRTTIYALQHGDTDDQPDTLRTRVLREGSQAAAALGFKPTITFTGPVESLVGEKTSRQLLAALREMLSNTARHARASRVAVELDATVHLGPEGRPLSPSRTGPPGVLLTVTDDGVGIPPGGRRSGLRNLTRRAEALGGDAWHEPGPGDRGTRVRWTARL; translated from the coding sequence ATGCAGACGCCGGACCAGCCGGACGCCGAGGGCGAACGGCCGCGCATCCCCGAGATCTCCTCGCTCGGGCTCGACACCCTGGTCACCGAGGTCTCCGAGCGGCTGCAGTCGGCCGCCGCGGTGACCGACCGGATGCAGCGCCTGCTGGAGGCGGTGGTGTCGGTCGGCGCGGGCCTGGACCCGCACGCCACGCTGCAGCGGATCGCGGCCGGCGCGGCCGAGCTGGTCGACGCCGACTACGCCGCGATGGGCGTGGTGAACCCGAACGGCAGCGGCCTGTCGGACTTCATCCACATCGGCATCGACGACGCGACCGCCGCCGAGATCGGCCACCTGCCGACCGGCCGCGGCATCCTGGGCGCGCTGATCGACGACCCGCGCCCGCTGCGGCTCACCGACCTGTCCACCGACCCGCGCTCGGTCGGCTTCCCGCCGCACCACCCGCCGATGGTGTCCTTCCTCGGGGTGCCGATCCGGGTCCGCGGCGAGGTGTTCGGCAACCTCTACCTGACCGGCAAGAAGGGCGGCGGCGCGTTCACGCCCGAGGACGAGCAGGTGGTGCTGGCGCTCGGCGCGGCGGCGGGCGTGGCGATCGAGAACTCCCGGCTGTACGAGCAGGGCCGCCGCCGCGAGCGCTGGATCACCGGCGCGGCCGCCGTGACCACCGCGCTGCTCTCCACCGACGAGGCGCAGATCGCGCTCACCGTCGCCGCCGAGCAGGTCCGCGAACTCGCCGACGGCGCCCTCGGGATGATCCTGCTGCCGGCCGGCGAGGACCGGATGCGGGTCGCGCACGCCTCCGGCGAGCAGGCCGGGCACCTGACCGGCGAACTGCTGCCCGAGCACGGCTTCGCCCCCCGGGTGCTGGCCGGCGAGGCGGTCTACCTGGACGACCTGGCGACCGCCCCGGAGACCTCGTCCGACGCCCAGTTCGACCGGCTGGCAAGGGAGTTCGGCCCGGCGATGGCGGTTCCGATGGTCTCCGCTGGCCGGGTGCTGGGCGCGCTGTGCGTGTGGCGGCGGGCCGGGACGGCGCCGTTCACCGAGACCGAGCGGCAGCTCTCGCAGACCTTCGCCGCGCAGGCGGCGCTCGCCCTCCGGCTGGCCGAGTACCAGCGCAACCAGCAGCGGCTGGCGGTCTTCCAGGACCGCGACCGGATCGCCCGCGACCTGCACGACCTGGTCATCCAGCGGCTGTTCGCCACCGGCATGATGCTGGAGTCGGCCGCCCGCCGGGCCGCCGTCCCCGAGGTGCAGGAGCGGATCGGCCAGGCCGTCGACGAGCTGGACGCCACCATCCAGGAGGTCCGCACCACCATCTACGCCCTCCAGCACGGCGACACCGACGACCAGCCGGACACCCTGCGCACCCGGGTGCTGCGCGAGGGCAGCCAGGCCGCCGCCGCGCTCGGGTTCAAGCCCACCATCACCTTCACCGGCCCGGTGGAGAGCCTGGTCGGCGAGAAGACCTCCCGCCAACTGCTGGCCGCGCTACGGGAGATGCTCTCCAACACGGCCCGGCACGCGCGCGCCTCCCGGGTCGCCGTCGAGCTGGACGCCACCGTCCACCTCGGTCCGGAGGGCCGCCCGCTCTCGCCCTCCCGCACCGGCCCGCCCGGCGTGCTGCTCACCGTCACCGACGACGGCGTCGGCATCCCGCCCGGCGGCCGCCGCTCCGGCCTGCGCAACCTCACCCGCCGGGCCGAGGCGCTCGGCGGCGACGCCTGGCACGAGCCCGGACCGGGCGACCGGGGCACCCGGGTCCGCTGGACCGCCCGGCTCTGA
- a CDS encoding DUF72 domain-containing protein — protein sequence MGEIRVGACSWTDRALVAGGWYPPGRRDAEGRLRHYATRFPLVEVDATYYALPSTRNSALWAERTPAGFRFDVKAFSLLTGHPTRAAALPADLRPVRRDDPGLLDEVWARFSGALEPLRAAGRLGTLLFQFPPGLAPGAPARAVLRACRERTAGWPLAVEFRHPGWWRPEQADATRALLAGLDAAAVAVDTAQGLPGSVPPVAEVTSRDLAVVRFHGRSPAWGTGSKEDRYRHDYAPAELAPWVERIRALADRARETHVLFNNCCGDAAVRAAETMAGLLAPLGTVVSPAGSR from the coding sequence ATGGGAGAGATCAGGGTCGGCGCCTGCTCCTGGACGGACCGCGCACTCGTCGCCGGCGGCTGGTACCCGCCGGGGCGGCGGGACGCCGAGGGCAGGCTGCGCCACTACGCGACGAGGTTCCCGCTGGTCGAGGTCGACGCCACCTACTACGCGCTGCCCAGCACCCGCAACAGCGCCCTGTGGGCCGAGCGCACCCCCGCCGGCTTCCGCTTCGACGTCAAGGCGTTCTCGCTGCTCACCGGCCACCCCACCCGGGCCGCCGCGCTGCCCGCCGACCTGCGCCCGGTCCGGCGGGACGACCCGGGGCTGCTGGACGAGGTGTGGGCCCGGTTCAGCGGCGCGCTCGAACCGCTGCGCGCGGCCGGACGGCTCGGCACCCTGCTCTTCCAGTTCCCGCCCGGGCTGGCCCCGGGCGCCCCGGCCCGGGCGGTGCTGCGGGCCTGCCGGGAGCGCACCGCCGGGTGGCCGCTGGCGGTGGAGTTCCGCCACCCCGGCTGGTGGCGGCCGGAGCAGGCCGACGCCACCCGCGCCCTGCTGGCCGGGCTGGACGCGGCCGCGGTGGCGGTGGACACCGCGCAGGGCCTGCCCGGCTCCGTCCCGCCGGTCGCCGAGGTCACCTCCCGGGACCTCGCGGTGGTCCGCTTCCACGGCCGCAGCCCGGCCTGGGGCACCGGCTCCAAGGAGGACCGCTACCGGCACGACTACGCGCCGGCCGAGCTCGCCCCCTGGGTGGAGCGGATCCGGGCGCTGGCCGACCGGGCCCGGGAGACGCACGTCCTGTTCAACAACTGCTGCGGCGACGCCGCCGTCCGGGCCGCCGAGACGATGGCCGGCCTGCTGGCTCCGCTGGGGACGGTGGTCAGCCCAGCAGGGTCTCGATGA
- a CDS encoding HAD family hydrolase, which yields MTASPRPRLIATDLDGTLLCSGGTVTARTAAALAAAEAAGVQVVFVTGRPPRWMRHLGPHIGGHGVAICSNGGAVVDVRRGELLETCPLDPAGALAVVELLRAELPGTAFAFEFPGGFAREPEYNVAMWESDKEHAVGPAAELLAAGLVDGLFKVLGKHPDLSPDAFLDRARAVVGPRAEVTRSSPIPLIEISAPGVTKASSLARWCAQQGIGPAEVVAFGDMPNDLEMLAWAGQSYAVANAHPLVLAAVARHTVSNEQDGVAAVIETLLG from the coding sequence ATGACCGCCTCCCCGCGCCCCCGCCTGATCGCCACCGACCTCGACGGCACCCTGCTGTGCTCCGGCGGCACGGTGACCGCCCGGACGGCCGCCGCGCTGGCCGCCGCGGAGGCCGCCGGGGTGCAGGTGGTGTTCGTCACCGGGCGGCCGCCGCGCTGGATGCGGCACCTCGGCCCGCACATCGGCGGCCACGGCGTGGCGATCTGCTCCAACGGCGGCGCGGTGGTCGACGTCCGGCGCGGCGAACTGCTGGAGACCTGTCCGCTCGACCCGGCCGGCGCGCTCGCCGTGGTGGAGCTGCTGCGGGCCGAACTGCCGGGCACCGCCTTCGCGTTCGAGTTCCCCGGCGGCTTCGCCCGGGAGCCGGAGTACAACGTGGCGATGTGGGAGTCCGACAAGGAGCACGCGGTCGGCCCGGCGGCCGAGCTGCTCGCCGCCGGGCTGGTGGACGGCCTGTTCAAGGTGCTCGGCAAGCACCCGGACCTCTCCCCCGACGCCTTCCTGGACCGGGCCAGGGCGGTGGTCGGCCCGCGCGCCGAGGTCACCCGCTCCAGCCCGATCCCGCTGATCGAGATCAGCGCCCCCGGCGTCACCAAGGCCAGCAGCCTGGCCCGCTGGTGCGCCCAGCAGGGCATCGGCCCGGCCGAGGTGGTGGCCTTCGGCGACATGCCCAACGACCTGGAGATGCTGGCCTGGGCCGGCCAGTCCTACGCCGTCGCCAACGCCCACCCGCTGGTGCTGGCCGCGGTCGCCCGGCACACCGTCAGCAACGAGCAGGACGGCGTCGCCGCGGTCATCGAGACCCTGCTGGGCTGA